A section of the Pseudomonadota bacterium genome encodes:
- a CDS encoding IS1380 family transposase yields the protein VLLAHNLGRELQMIAHPPSRATLEKRPAFWAFERLGTFRRRILQRAGRLIRPQGQLTLSMSANPAVQEELLHYLEALQAS from the coding sequence GGTGCTCCTCGCCCATAACCTCGGTCGCGAGCTACAGATGATCGCGCATCCTCCCTCGCGCGCGACGCTGGAGAAACGGCCGGCCTTCTGGGCCTTCGAACGCCTGGGCACGTTTCGGCGCAGGATCCTCCAACGCGCCGGCCGATTGATTCGGCCTCAGGGGCAGCTCACCCTCAGCATGTCCGCCAATCCGGCGGTCCAAGAGGAGCTGTTGCATTACCTCGAAGCCTTGCAAGCTTCCTGA